The following is a genomic window from bacterium.
GCCCACGTCGAGCGCGAGGTTCTCTCCCGGCACGACCATCACCAGCGACCGGTTTGAGGACATGCGCGATCTCGGCGCTCATCGCCGAAAGGTCCTTGACGAACTCAAGCGTGCTGGCCGCGACGACCACATCCATGACGGCATCCGCGAACGGAAGGCTCCCCGCCGACGACCGGCGCAGGGTCGCGCCAATCGAGCGCCGCGCCAGAATATCCATGACCTCGTCGGCGTGGCCGTGAACGTCGGCACCGAAGAGGTTGACGCACTGCGCTGCAAGCTCCGGCATGAAGATTCCG
Proteins encoded in this region:
- a CDS encoding methyltransferase domain-containing protein, which codes for MPELAAQCVNLFGADVHGHADEVMDILARRSIGATLRRSSAGSLPFADAVMDVVVAASTLEFVKDLSAMSAEIAHVLKPVAGDGRAGREPRARRGLALLSWNERQRRVRRPAQERRFHAAPEPDRRDGCALSPRADRHSVAYLSCVSVFADRDAPVAFWAKMFLHPLSQGFGWSMIRL